From a single Hypomesus transpacificus isolate Combined female chromosome 14, fHypTra1, whole genome shotgun sequence genomic region:
- the LOC124477109 gene encoding G/T mismatch-specific thymine DNA glycosylase-like isoform X1: MEEKLYGSLPVPSEYLQQWIQSTQQLQALQAQYSNHHQLHSPHYFEGQREEMAMAQMGSNQDPMLQQEPANLAKQPAKKRGRQAQPKEPKPPKQPKLPKEPKPPKEPKPPKEPKPPKKPKVVKDPNAPKAKPGPKPKKGKEGAEGDGKQEKIDETFKKVRRKVDRFKGMSEEEVMTKTLPDLLEYNLDYVIIGINPGLMAAYIGRWFPGPGNHFWKCLFLSGFTDELLNHMADTSLPEKYKIGFTNMVARATPGSKDLSTKELREGGKILVEKLKKYKPLIAVFNGKCIYEMFCREMFGKKPKTLTFGLQPHKIPDCEVALYLMPSSSARCAQFPRAQDKVHFYIKLRELRDQLKGVARNNEIEELKYTFDLGLAKEDAKRMAIKEEQYDPGYEGAFGGTYVEGGPEGAQGQNQDQAPTEGQSNGHCTFSEAQNTDKAEKATTAQTNPTSEGQIPEGQWMTQSFADQIPDIEGSKEPQT; encoded by the exons ATGGAGGAAAAGCTGTATGGATCTCTGCCTGTCCCTTCGGAATACCTTCAGCAGTG GATTCAGTCTACTCAGCAGCTTCAAGCCCTGCAGGCACAGTATTCAAACCACCACCAGCTTCACAGTCCTCACTACtttgagggacagagggaggagatggccATGGCCCAGATGGGCTCTAATCAGGACCCCATGCTTCAGCAAGAGCCTGCCAACCTAGCCAAAC AACCAgccaaaaagagagggaggcaggcacaGCCAAAGGAGCCTAAGCCTCCTAAGCAACCCAAACTTCCCAAGGAACCCAAGCCTCCAAAGGAACCCAAGCCTCCAAAGGAACCCAAGCCTCCAAAGAAACCTAAGGTAGTCAAGGACCCCAATGCTCCCAAGGCCAAACCAGGCCCCAAGCCcaagaaaggaaaggagggggcagagggcgaTGGGAAGCAGGAGAAGATAGATGAGACCTTCAagaaggtgaggaggaaagTAGACCGCTTCAAGGGGATGAGCGAGGAAGAGGTTATGACAAAAACACTACCAGACCTCCTGGAATACAACCTTGACTATGTGATT ATTGGAATAAACCCAGGTCTAATGGCAGCCTATATTGGACGATGGTTCCCTGGCCCAGGAAACCATTTCT GGAAGTGTCTGTTCTTGTCTGGGTTCACAGATGAACTGCTCAACCACATGGCCGACACCTCACTACCTGAGAAGTACAAGATTGGCTTCACCAACATGGTGGCCAGGGCCACTCCTGGAAGCAAAGACCTCTCAAC CAAAGAATTGCGTGAGGGAGGAAAAATTCTTGTCGAGAAACTGAAGAAATACAAGCCTCTCATAGCTGTTTTCAATGGAAAAT GCATTTATGAAATGTTCTGCAGAGAGATGTTTGGTAAAAAGCCAAAGACACTTACATTTGGTCTGCAACCACACAAAATACCTGACTGTGAAGTG GCGTTGTATCTGATGCCCTCGTCCAGTGCCCGCTGTGCCCAGTTTCCCCGTGCCCAGGACAAAGTCCACTTCTACATCAAGCTGAGAGAGCTCAGGGACCAGCTAAAGGGTGTGGCTAGAAACAATGAAATTGAGGAGTTGAAGTACACCTTTGATCTGGGTCTGGCCAAGG AGGATGCCAAGAGGATGGcaatcaaggaggagcagtaTGACCCGGGTTACGAAGGAGCCTTCGGGGGAACTTATGTGGAGGGTGGGCCTGAGGGGGCTCAGGGACAGAATCAGGACCAAGCCCCAACAGAGGGCCAGAGCAACGGTCACTGTACTTTCTCAGAAGCTCAAAACACAG